DNA from Saccharicrinis carchari:
ACTGCCATAAGTTGTTTGACCAAAGTTGATGGTCAGCAGGTGGTTAAAAACGAATTAATGGATTATGCAAGTCAATTAATGCAACGAATTAAGTAGCAATCATAAAATAAAAATACCATATGGCACAAATAGAAGGTAAAATAATTCAAGTAGTGGGTCCTGTTATAGATGTTAGCTTTGAACTGAACCAACAGGAACTTCCCAATATTTTAGACGCATTAGAGATCACCCGGGACAATGGGGAAAAAATTACCATAGAGTGTCAGCAACATATCGGTGAGCACACCATTCGTTGTATTTCGATGGACGCTACAGACGGTTTAATGCGTGGCATGACCGTTGTGCCTACCGGGCAACCCATTATAATGCCACCGGCCAACCTGGTTAAAGGAAGGCTGCTTAATGTTACCGGAAAAGCCATTGACGGTATAGGCGAAATTGTAAAAGATAAAGGCACCCCCATTCATCGCGATCCGCCCAAATTCGAAGATCTTTCTACCGATACTGAAATCCTTTTTACCGGTATAAAGGTAATCGACTTGATTGAGCCGTATGCCAAAGGCGGTAAAATTGGTTTGTTTGGTGGTGCCGGCGTGGGTAAAACAGTGCTCATACAGGAACTAATAAACAACATTGCCATGGGATACGACGGCTTATCCGTATTTGCCGGCGTAGGTGAGCGAACCCGTGAAGGAAACGATTTGTTGCGCGAAATGATTGAAGCGGGTATCGTGGATTATGGCGAGGAGTTTAAAAAGAGCATGGAAGAAGGCAGCTGGGATCTTTCAAAGGTTGATAAAAAAGCCCTGGACAAGTCGCAATTGACCATGGTTTTTGGCCAAATGAACGAGCCTCCCGGGGCACGTGCGCGTGTGGCCCTCTCAGGATTAAGTATTGCCGAAAGCTTTAGGGACGGTGATGGAACCGGAACCGGTCGCGACATTCTTTTGTTTGTAGATAATATATTCCGGTTTACACAGGCCGGTTCCGAGGTGTCGGCACTTTTGGGACGGATGCCCTCTGCGGTAGGCTACCAGCCAACACTTTCTTCCGAAATGGGTGAATTGCAAGAGCGAATCACCTCAACAAAAAATGGTTCCATTACATCAGTACAGGCCGTTTATGTACCAGCTGATGACCTTACAGACCCTGCACCGGCCACCACATTTTCGCACTTAGATGCCACTACTGTACTTAGCCGTAAAATTGCCGAGCAAGGTATCTATCCGGCTGTGGATCCGCTGGATTCAACATCCAGAATATTATCCCCCGATATAGTTGGAGATGAGCATTACCAAACAGCACAACGTGTAAAGGAAATTCTACAGCGATATACCGAACTTCAAGATATTATTGCTATTCTGGGCATGGAAGAACTGTCGGAGGAAGATAAGCTGGTGGTGCACCGGGCACGTCGTGTGCAGCGCTTCCTGTCGCAACCTTTCCACGTAGCCGAGCAGTTTACCGGATTAAAAGGGGTAATTGTTAGCATAGAGGATACCATCAAAGGCTTTAACATGATTATTGATGGCGAGGTAGATCAATATCCCGAAGCAGCTTTTAACCTGGTAGGTACCATTGAACAGGCTATTGAAAAAGGGGAGAAATTACTGGCCAGTGTCAAGAAGTAGGCCTATAGTAGAAGGGGTACAGCAGAGAACGAAGACAACAGAGTACGGAGAGTGGAAAGGAAGAGCAGAGAGCGAAAAGAAAAGGAAATAAATAGAAATAAACTATTTTTATGGACTTACACTTAAAAATAATAACACCCGAAAAAACATTATACTCGGCCGATGTGGGTTTTATACAGTTGCCGGGAGTAGATGGAAGCTTTACGGTATTAAAAGGTCATGCCCCCATTGTATCTATCTTAACAAAAGGAAAAGTTAGGGTGATAGGTAAAGATGGTAAAGAAAGTTTTTTTGAATGTAGCGAG
Protein-coding regions in this window:
- the atpD gene encoding F0F1 ATP synthase subunit beta, giving the protein MAQIEGKIIQVVGPVIDVSFELNQQELPNILDALEITRDNGEKITIECQQHIGEHTIRCISMDATDGLMRGMTVVPTGQPIIMPPANLVKGRLLNVTGKAIDGIGEIVKDKGTPIHRDPPKFEDLSTDTEILFTGIKVIDLIEPYAKGGKIGLFGGAGVGKTVLIQELINNIAMGYDGLSVFAGVGERTREGNDLLREMIEAGIVDYGEEFKKSMEEGSWDLSKVDKKALDKSQLTMVFGQMNEPPGARARVALSGLSIAESFRDGDGTGTGRDILLFVDNIFRFTQAGSEVSALLGRMPSAVGYQPTLSSEMGELQERITSTKNGSITSVQAVYVPADDLTDPAPATTFSHLDATTVLSRKIAEQGIYPAVDPLDSTSRILSPDIVGDEHYQTAQRVKEILQRYTELQDIIAILGMEELSEEDKLVVHRARRVQRFLSQPFHVAEQFTGLKGVIVSIEDTIKGFNMIIDGEVDQYPEAAFNLVGTIEQAIEKGEKLLASVKK
- a CDS encoding FoF1 ATP synthase subunit delta/epsilon, which gives rise to MDLHLKIITPEKTLYSADVGFIQLPGVDGSFTVLKGHAPIVSILTKGKVRVIGKDGKESFFECSEGVFECNNNSATVLMGRE